One Gossypium raimondii isolate GPD5lz chromosome 3, ASM2569854v1, whole genome shotgun sequence genomic window carries:
- the LOC105796407 gene encoding uncharacterized protein LOC105796407 — MEELKNYGHHHSLLLLDEEQLINNQRGVADCSKCGEKVSTPCFSCAEYCGFYLHKVCAAAPLEINHPFHRDHPLVLMQKPPYSFGTYICDFCDKTCEKFFYHCPDLDFHIKCALFTFNIAENNLKELEHFVCQDPLVSTKNDDEELEEVRKCFGCWEPLANYTHFSPYCGFNLHKKCAELPLELSNICHCQHRLVLQFNSERLSCKICKLTQKRGFVYGCSSCKLVFHIECLSPPLDLAIEDESHQHTFTRLLRRVPYICDACGIEGIYNAYICCTCNIMVHKRCTSLPRIIKSKWHDHCIFHKYFLRNDFKSSSCTICHDEVNPKHGSYSCSYCNIKFHLRCVTEEKSLYSVVSLENEYEISNGGLEILSDKSVESATCVFERNDAGEATKIKHFKHLHDLKLSPFVGGYENNCDGCMLPISEPFYYCLECVFFLHKVCAELPKVKHVWHHPCQQPLSLISNKAFCCGMCWHVSNAFAYECCKCETKICLRCMIAFTPGARTCLKHEHPLFFYRDYKGRCNACSLPTWAAFCCKDCNFVLHRGCFSLPITAHHKCDVHLLSLTDHDDNSYSESHYCDICEESRDPNRWFYHCAACDTSAHIGCVLGQYPFFKLGSIHEDKDHPHPLTIVKKIYYYPECDKCGKLCEDLALECSKSDCKYIIHWNCATSRSLQRWWEWLL; from the coding sequence ATGGAGGAGTTAAAGAATTATGGGCACCACCATTCATTGTTACTGTTGGATGAAGAGCAGCTGATCAACAATCAAAGGGGAGTGGCTGACTGCTCCAAGTGTGGGGAGAAAGTGTCTACTCCATGTTTTAGCTGTGCGGAGTATTGTGGGTTTTACCTTCACAAGGTATGTGCCGCCGCACCTTTGGAGATTAATCACCCTTTCCATCGTGATCATCCTCTTGTTCTTATGCAAAAGCCACCCTATTCATTTGGAACGTACATTTGCGATTTCTGTGATAAAACATGTGAAAAGTTCTTTTATCATTGCCCTGACTTGGACTTTCATATTAAATGTGCTTTGTTTACGTTTAATATTGCTGAAAATAACCTGAAGGAGCTTGAGCACTTCGTCTGTCAAGATCCATTGGTTTCCActaaaaatgatgatgaagaacTTGAAGAAGTTCGTAAGTGCTTTGGGTGTTGGGAGCCATTAGCAAATTATACACACTTTTCTCCTTATTGTGGATTTAATTTACATAAGAAATGTGCTGAGCTTCCTCTCGAGTTGAGTAATATATGCCATTGCCAACATCgccttgttttacaatttaatagTGAACGACTTTCTTGCAAGATATGTAAACTAACCCAGAAAAGAGGATTTGTTTATGGTTGTTCGTCTTGTAAGCTTGTATTTCACATAGAATGTTTATCACCACCTCTTGATCTTGCTATTGAAGACGAAAGCCATCAACACACATTCACAAGACTTTTGAGACGAGTGCCATATATTTGCGATGCATGTGGTATCGAAGGAATTTACAATGCCTACATATGTTGTACATGCAACATTATGGTCCATAAAAGGTGCACTTCATTGCCTCGTATCATCAAAAGCAAGTGGCATGATCATTGcatttttcacaaatatttccttcgaaatgattttaaaagttcaagttGCACTATTTGTCATGATGAGGTCAATCCAAAGCACGGGAGTTATTCTTGTTCATATTGCAATATTAAATTCCATCTACGTTGCGTTACAGAAGAAAAAAGTTTATATTCTGTAGTTTCACTTGAAAATGAATATGAGATATCAAATGGAGGTTTGGAAATTTTGTCGGATAAATCCGTTGAGTCCGCCACTTGTGTATTTGAGAGGAACGACGCTGGGGAagctacaaaaataaaacatttcaagcatCTACATGATCTAAAGTTAAGTCCCTTCGTTGGAGGGTATGAAAACAATTGTGACGGTTGTATGTTACCAATCTCGGAGCCATTTTACTACTGTTTAGAATGTGTGTTTTTTCTTCATAAAGTTTGTGCTGAGTTACCTAAGGTGAAGCATGTTTGGCATCATCCTTGCCAGCAACCTCTCAGCCTTATTTCAAACAAAGCTTTTTGTTGTGGAATGTGTTGGCACGTGTCTAATGCCTTTGCTTATGAATGCTGTAAATGTGAGACAAAGATATGTCTCCGATGTATGATTGCTTTTACACCTGGTGCTCGAACATGTTTGAAACATGAACACCCTCTCTTTTTCTATAGAGACTACAAAGGCCGGTGCAATGCTTGTAGTCTTCCTACATGGGCGGCATTTTGTTGTAAGGATTGCAATTTTGTGCTACATCGTGGATGTTTTTCACTTCCAATTACAGCTCATCATAAATGCGATGTGCATCTTCTTTCACTTACTGATCATGATGATAACAGTTATTCAGAAAGTCATTATTGCGATATCTGTGAAGAAAGTCGAGATCCAAACCGTTGGTTTTATCATTGTGCGGCATGTGATACTTCTGCTCATATTGGTTGTGTTCTTGGACAATATCCATTCTTCAAACTAGGAAGCATCCATGAAGATAAGGATCATCCACACCCACTCACCATTGTGAAGAAGATTTATTACTACCCTGAATGTGATAAATGTGGCAAGCTTTGTGAAGATTTGGCTCTTGAATGCTCAAAGTCTGATTGCAAATATATTATCCACTGGAATTGTGCAACATCCCGTTCTCTACAACGTTGGTGGGAATGGTTGCTATAG